The following are encoded in a window of Flavobacterium sp. WC2421 genomic DNA:
- a CDS encoding GAF domain-containing protein, whose translation MKKYKNRVEDLLSYAILDTDPEEELNEITELVSLVFDMPISLITMVDKDRQWFKARKGVHQQQTKREYSFCKYTLTKPNEVLVIEDTYTDKRFANNPTVTGPLNIRFYAGAPLVTPEGNVLGTLCVLDSKPRFITENQKKALQILAKKTMDFLNIRKLMLEQRNYIAKSAENLIKLTDNIPSTIFQLRRRSNGEFIYDFLSLGDFKLPKNLDEDKKVLEPFDGFNLIHKDYQTKFKKALETSYKTLTTWYFEYKIEIDNVTKWYMVKAEPERLPNNEVVWYGMYHEISSHIAYEKTMEQISFDISHVLRKPVANLMGLSALIKEEQNLSELDLKTYAEYIEIVSEELNRFTKDLNSTYHNKWVNIVDYNLKRRNNINTAIINSQD comes from the coding sequence GTGAAGAAATACAAAAATCGTGTTGAAGATTTGTTAAGTTATGCCATTTTAGACACAGATCCTGAGGAGGAATTAAATGAAATAACTGAATTAGTTTCCCTGGTGTTTGACATGCCAATTTCTTTAATAACAATGGTTGATAAAGACAGGCAATGGTTTAAAGCCAGGAAGGGAGTCCATCAACAACAAACTAAAAGAGAGTATTCCTTTTGTAAGTATACCTTAACGAAACCAAATGAAGTACTTGTTATTGAAGATACTTATACAGATAAACGATTTGCAAATAATCCTACTGTAACTGGTCCACTTAACATTCGGTTTTATGCAGGAGCCCCATTAGTGACACCAGAAGGAAATGTATTAGGTACTTTATGTGTTCTTGATAGTAAACCAAGGTTTATTACCGAGAATCAAAAAAAAGCATTACAAATATTGGCAAAAAAGACAATGGATTTTTTGAATATTAGAAAGCTAATGCTTGAACAAAGAAATTACATTGCCAAAAGTGCTGAGAACCTAATAAAACTTACAGATAACATTCCTTCTACTATTTTTCAATTAAGAAGAAGATCTAATGGGGAATTTATATACGACTTTCTAAGTTTAGGCGATTTTAAATTACCTAAAAATCTTGATGAAGATAAAAAAGTTTTAGAACCATTTGATGGATTTAATTTAATTCACAAAGATTACCAAACTAAATTCAAAAAAGCCTTAGAGACATCATACAAAACACTTACTACTTGGTATTTTGAATATAAAATTGAAATAGATAATGTAACCAAATGGTATATGGTGAAAGCTGAGCCTGAAAGATTACCTAATAATGAAGTCGTTTGGTATGGTATGTATCATGAAATCAGCAGCCACATTGCCTACGAAAAAACAATGGAACAAATTTCATTTGACATTTCGCACGTGCTTAGAAAACCTGTTGCCAACTTAATGGGTCTATCGGCTTTAATAAAAGAAGAACAAAACTTAAGTGAACTAGATCTAAAAACTTATGCGGAATATATTGAAATCGTTTCAGAAGAATTGAACAGGTTTACAAAAGATCTTAATTCTACTTACCATAACAAATGGGTTAACATTGTTGATTATAACTTAAAAAGACGGAATAATATAAATACAGCAATAATTAATAGTCAAGATTAA